A single window of Puniceicoccus vermicola DNA harbors:
- a CDS encoding winged helix-turn-helix domain-containing protein: protein MENRDARTLSQDAQQEMRRQAIRALKKGRTQTQVAKDFGVAQPTVNRWWKRFEVGGWAAIGKGKRGRQDGSGRKMTADQEKEIQKLITDKTPDQLKLRFALWTREAVRELIKNRFKIEYGLQSMSVVLARWGFTPQRPLKKAYEQRPAEVKQWMGEVYPEVKKK from the coding sequence ATGGAAAATCGAGATGCCCGCACGCTGAGTCAGGATGCCCAGCAAGAGATGCGCCGTCAGGCGATCCGTGCCTTGAAAAAGGGCCGAACACAAACACAGGTTGCCAAGGATTTTGGTGTGGCCCAGCCCACGGTGAATCGGTGGTGGAAACGCTTTGAGGTTGGGGGTTGGGCGGCTATCGGTAAGGGCAAGCGGGGTCGGCAAGATGGAAGTGGACGCAAGATGACTGCGGATCAAGAGAAAGAGATTCAAAAGCTTATCACCGACAAGACCCCGGATCAATTGAAGCTGCGTTTCGCTCTCTGGACGCGGGAAGCCGTGAGAGAGCTGATCAAAAACCGGTTTAAAATCGAGTATGGACTTCAATCGATGAGTGTAGTCTTGGCTCGCTGGGGTTTCACTCCCCAGCGACCACTGAAGAAGGCTTACGAGCAACGCCCGGCTGAGGTGAAGCAGTGGATGGGAGAGGTCTATCCGGAAGTGAAAAAAAAG